GGTTTCCGGGCTAATCTGTCCATCCGTCTTAGCTGGAGCCATCGATCGATGGATACGGAATCGCCTGCCGGGCCCCGCCGTTCGCCATTTTCCCAGGTCCTGTTCCATGTGCAGGATCCCTTGCGCCGCATGGTGTTCGCCTTGCGCAACCTGGGGTCGCCGTATCAGCGTTACCGCCATGCCCGCGCGCTGCACGGCATACGGGTCGCGCTGGCCATGCTGACGACGGTGCTGCTGTCGCGTCTGCTGGACCTGCCGCACGGCGTATGGGCCAGCGTGTCGCTGCTGGCGGTCATCGGCGGCATCCAGCATCACGGCAACATCCGCAAAAAAGCCATGGAGCGCGGCCTGGGGACCCTACTGGGCGCGCTGGCGGGATTGCTGCTGATCTTCGCCGAGGAGTTCGGCGCACCGCCCGTCGTAACCATCATCGCCATGTGCGCCATCGGCGGGCTCTGCGCCTACTATGCGATCGGGCGCGGGGGCTATATCGCCTTGCTGACCGCGATCACGATGGTCATCGTCGGCGGGCAGGGTGGCGATTCCATGGCGACGGGCCTGTGGCGCACGCTGCAGGTATGTATCGGCATCGCCGTGGCGCTCGCCTTTTCCTTCGCCTTGCCCCTGAACGCCAGTTATTCCTGGCGCTACAGCCTGGCGCTGAACCTGCGCCGCGCGCAGCAGCAGATCCGGCGATTGCAGACGGACCAGCCGTTCACGCCCGAAGCGCGCAGCGCGATGTTCTCGGAACTGAGCAAACGATCCATCGCCTTGCGGGGCCTGATGCCTTCGGCGGCGAAAGAGATGAAGCTGAGCGGCGCGCAGATAGAACGCATCCAGCAGCATCAACGCGCGATCGTGGCGGCGCTGGAGATGATATCCAACGCGCGCCTGCATGCGTCCGCGCAGGATCAGCTGAACCTGTCGCGGGCGTTTCGCGGCAGCCAGGGGCAGTCGCTGCGGCGCGGCTTGCTGACGATCGCCCGCGCGCTGCGCAAGGGCGATACGTCGGTGCTGGGTGCGGCTGCCGCCGCCGCGGGCGAAGATGGGGTCGCCGATCCGACCACCGATGCGGCCACCGATCCGGCCGCCGGCTGGGTGGCGACGCTGCAAGGTCCCGACTGGGTGATGCGCGAAATGGCGGCGCAGATCGCGCAGTTGCGCAAGGCCGTCATCGCGCTGCCCCGGCAGCGCAATTGACGTCTAGTCCTTGGAGACCTCCCACGCCCGCGCCCGCTTCAGCGCCCAGGGCGTATATCCCTTCACGTTGTCGCGGAAAGCGCCGACGTCCAGGCCGTTGAACAGGGGCATCATCGGCGCATCGGCCAGGAACAGCTTGTGCAGTTCGTCGAACTGCGCCTGGCGCTGGGCCGTATCGGTGATCTGGGACGACGAGTCGATCAGGGCCAGCGCCTTGGGATCATCCCACACCTTGCGCGGCTGCTTGTCCTTGTTGCCCGCCATCATTTCATAATTCAGGCTGGGATCCAGGCGAGCGGAATACGGGAAGACCATCATCTGGTATTTGCCGCTGTTGTAGCGATCCAGCTGCGACGCCCATTCCTGCACCTCCAGCCTGGCGTTGATGCCGACCGCCTGCAGCATGGCCTGGATGATCACGCCGGACGAGTAGGTTTCGGGATAGCGCTTGGTCGCCATCATGACCAGTTCCTGCCCCTTGTAGCCCGATTCCTGCACCAGCTTCTGCGCCAGCGCGGGATCGTACTTCCAGGCCTGCTGCTGGGTCTTGTCGTAGTACGAAGATATCAGCGGCACCATGGACGTACTGGGCTGCATCAAGCCATCGCCCACCGCGGCGACCAGTTGCCCGGCATCGATCGCGTGCACGATCGCCTGCCGCAGCTTGACGTTGGACAAGAGCGGGTCGCGAGTCTGCATCAGCAGCGCCGTCAGGCTCATCACCGGCGAGGTCGCCACCTTCACGCCCTTGACAGCCTGCACGGTCTTCACGTCCGAATACGACAGGTCCTGGATGATGTCGACGTCGCCGCGCTGCAGGCCGGCCTTGGCCGTTGCGTCGTCCGGCACGATCATGAAGCGGACTTCATCCACGAGCGGCCGCTTCGAGCCGGTAAAGCCGTCGGGCTTGCCGTCCTGGTTGGCGTAGTGCGGATTCTTCACCAGGCTGATGTATTGCCCGCGCTTCCACTCATTCAGCATGAACGGGCCCGTGCCTATGGGCTTGTTCCACGAGCCGTCCGGATTCAGGGAATCGCGGTGCACCACGCCGCTGCCCGCGCAATCGGGGCGCGCCAGCGAACCCAGGAACAGGCCGTAAGGCTTCTCCAGGTGATACACCACGGTATGCGGATCGGGGGCGTCGACCGCGGTCACCTTGGCAGCCCCGCTGCCGTCGAAATCGCCATGGCAGCGCCATGCCGTCTTCGGATTCATGAAGTAATTCCAGCTCCACACCACGTCCTGCGCGGTCAGCGGCGCGCCGTTCTGGAAGGTGACGCCATCGCGCAGCGTGAAGGTGTATGTCTTGCCGTCGTCGCTGATCGCATACGACCTGGCCAGCAGGGGTTTGATCTCCGCGTGTTCGCCGAAGGCGACCAGGCCTTCGACGATATGCATCACCACCATGTCGCTGTTGCCGTCCCGGTTCACACCGGGTTCCGTGGAGCGGATGTCCGCCGTCATGGCGACGCGCAAAGGCGTGCCGCCCGCGGCATAGGCCGGGCCCGCGATGCCGGCCGTGCCCGCGATGGCCAGCGCCGTCGATGCCAGCATGGCGGCGGCGGGGCGGCGGAGTGTGA
This genomic interval from Bordetella genomosp. 8 contains the following:
- a CDS encoding ABC transporter substrate-binding protein; the encoded protein is MKITLTLRRPAAAMLASTALAIAGTAGIAGPAYAAGGTPLRVAMTADIRSTEPGVNRDGNSDMVVMHIVEGLVAFGEHAEIKPLLARSYAISDDGKTYTFTLRDGVTFQNGAPLTAQDVVWSWNYFMNPKTAWRCHGDFDGSGAAKVTAVDAPDPHTVVYHLEKPYGLFLGSLARPDCAGSGVVHRDSLNPDGSWNKPIGTGPFMLNEWKRGQYISLVKNPHYANQDGKPDGFTGSKRPLVDEVRFMIVPDDATAKAGLQRGDVDIIQDLSYSDVKTVQAVKGVKVATSPVMSLTALLMQTRDPLLSNVKLRQAIVHAIDAGQLVAAVGDGLMQPSTSMVPLISSYYDKTQQQAWKYDPALAQKLVQESGYKGQELVMMATKRYPETYSSGVIIQAMLQAVGINARLEVQEWASQLDRYNSGKYQMMVFPYSARLDPSLNYEMMAGNKDKQPRKVWDDPKALALIDSSSQITDTAQRQAQFDELHKLFLADAPMMPLFNGLDVGAFRDNVKGYTPWALKRARAWEVSKD
- a CDS encoding FUSC family protein → MDTESPAGPRRSPFSQVLFHVQDPLRRMVFALRNLGSPYQRYRHARALHGIRVALAMLTTVLLSRLLDLPHGVWASVSLLAVIGGIQHHGNIRKKAMERGLGTLLGALAGLLLIFAEEFGAPPVVTIIAMCAIGGLCAYYAIGRGGYIALLTAITMVIVGGQGGDSMATGLWRTLQVCIGIAVALAFSFALPLNASYSWRYSLALNLRRAQQQIRRLQTDQPFTPEARSAMFSELSKRSIALRGLMPSAAKEMKLSGAQIERIQQHQRAIVAALEMISNARLHASAQDQLNLSRAFRGSQGQSLRRGLLTIARALRKGDTSVLGAAAAAAGEDGVADPTTDAATDPAAGWVATLQGPDWVMREMAAQIAQLRKAVIALPRQRN